The Chrysemys picta bellii isolate R12L10 chromosome 5, ASM1138683v2, whole genome shotgun sequence genome includes a window with the following:
- the NPY1R gene encoding neuropeptide Y receptor type 1, which yields MQGLDASSNNMNTSFLSSAGNQSIHLNFSEKNSRTIHFQDEDCHMPLAMVFTLALVYGAVIILGVSGNLALIIIILKQKEMRNVTNILIVNLSFSDLLMTIMCLPFTFVYTLMDHWIFGEAMCKLNPFVQCVSITVSVFSLVLIAIERHQLIINPRGWRPNNRHAYLGVAAIWILAMASSLPFLVYHVLTDEPFKNITIDEYKDKYVCLDLFPLDTIRLSYTTALLVIQYFGPLCFIFICYLKIYIRLKRRNNMMDKMRDNKYRSTETKRINIMLISIVVAFAVCWLPLTIFNIVFDWNHEILPVATCSHNLLFLICHLTAMISTCVNPIFYGFLNKNFQRDLQFFFHFCDFRSRDDDYETIAMSTMHTDISKTSLKQASPVAFKKINNDYDEKI from the exons ATGCAGGGCCTGGACGCAAGTTCCAACAACATGAACACATCATTTCTCTCCTCTGCTGGGAATCAGTCCATCCACCTGAACTTTTCAGAGAAGAATTCCAGAACCATACACTTCCAAGATGAAGATTGCCACATGCCATTGGCCATGGTCTTCACCTTGGCTCTGGTTTATGGGGCTGTGATCATTCTTGGTGTTTCTGGAAATCTAGCCTTGATTATCATCATCTTAAAACAGAAGGAGATGCGCAATGTTACCAACATCCTTATTGTCAACCTTTCCTTCTCAGACCTTCTAATGACCATCATGTGTCTCCCCTTCACTTTTGTATACACTTTAATGGACCACTGGATTTTCGGGGAGGCCATGTGCAAGCTGAATCCTTTTGTGCAGTGTGTCTCAATCACAGTCTCCGTTTTCTCTTTGGTCCTCATCGCAATTGAACGCCACCAGCTGATCATCAACCCTCGAGGGTGGAGGCCGAATAACAGACATGCCTACCTAGGGGTTGCTGCCATCTGGATTCTAGCCATGGCTTCCTCCTTGCCTTTCCTGGTTTATCATGTATTAACTGATGAACCCTTCAAAAATATAACAATCGATGAATATAAGGACAAATATGTGTGCTTGGACTTGTTCCCTTTGGACACTATCAGGCTTTCTTATACCACAGCTCTGTTGGTGATACAGTACTTTGGACcactttgttttatatttatttgctACTTAAAG ATATACATACGCTTAAAACGAAGGAACAACATGATGGACAAGATGCGAGACAATAAATACAGATCCACTGAAACCAAAAGGATCAACATCATGCTGATCTCTATTGTGGTTGCATTTGCAGTCTGCTGGCTACCTCTTACCATCTTTAATATTGTGTTTGACTGGAATCATGAAATTCTACCTGTTGCCACCTGCAGCCACAATTTGTTGTTCTTGATTTGCCACCTCACAGCCATGATCTCTACTTGTGTGAACCCTATCTTTTATGGATTTCTCAACAAGAACTTCCAGAGGGACTTgcaatttttctttcatttttgtgATTTTCGCTCCAGGGATGATGATTATGAGACTATAGCCATGTCCACCATGCATACAGATATTTCGAAGACCTCTTTGAAGCAAGCAAGCCcagtagcatttaaaaaaataaataatgattaTGATGAAAAAATATAA